Proteins from a genomic interval of bacterium:
- a CDS encoding phosphohydrolase: protein MPARHNPKLARILERVNADDELYALWIAANVNAIDRLGMTDHGPVHVKIVMNIAVKLLRLLVEGGVSPSVVATYGLDVEDAEVVVALGALFHDVGLSIARPEHETYSLFVAQPKLASLLGEVYDVATATILRSEVLQAIIAHRSGGRPLTVEAGVVRIADALDLAKGRSRIPFEAGSTSIHSVSAAAIEAVHITAGETKPVRVSIEMSNSAGLFQLDQLLRGKLTGSGIEQYIEVEARIEAEQEKRLIREFRL from the coding sequence GTGCCGGCGCGGCACAACCCCAAGCTGGCGCGGATCCTCGAGCGGGTGAACGCGGACGACGAGCTCTACGCGCTCTGGATCGCCGCGAACGTCAACGCGATCGATCGGCTCGGCATGACGGACCACGGGCCGGTGCACGTGAAGATCGTGATGAACATCGCGGTGAAGTTGCTGCGCCTGCTCGTCGAAGGCGGCGTCTCGCCGTCGGTGGTGGCGACGTATGGGCTGGATGTGGAGGACGCGGAGGTGGTGGTCGCGCTGGGCGCGTTGTTCCACGACGTCGGGCTCTCCATCGCGCGGCCGGAGCACGAGACGTACTCGCTGTTCGTGGCGCAACCCAAGCTGGCGAGTCTGCTGGGCGAGGTCTACGACGTCGCGACGGCGACGATCCTGCGCTCCGAGGTGCTCCAGGCGATCATCGCGCACCGCTCCGGCGGCCGGCCGCTGACGGTGGAGGCCGGGGTGGTGCGGATCGCGGATGCGCTGGACCTGGCGAAGGGGCGGTCGAGGATCCCGTTCGAGGCGGGCTCGACGAGCATCCACTCGGTCTCCGCGGCGGCGATCGAGGCGGTGCACATTACGGCGGGCGAGACGAAGCCGGTGCGCGTCTCGATCGAGATGTCCAACTCGGCGGGGCTCTTCCAGCTCGACCAGCTCCTGCGCGGCAAGCTGACCGGCAGCGGGATCGAGCAGTACATCGAGGTGGAGGCGCGGATCGAGGCCGAGCAGGAGAAGCGCTTGATCCGCGAGTTCCGCCTGTGA
- a CDS encoding quaternary ammonium compound-resistance protein SugE: MAWGILIIAGLLEVGWAVGLKYAEGFTRLWPTVWTAVSLVGSMVLLGVAVRSLPLGTAYAVWTGIGTTGTAILGIILFDEPASAFRLACIALIVAGIIGLRLASPS, encoded by the coding sequence ATGGCGTGGGGCATCCTGATCATCGCCGGTTTGCTGGAGGTCGGCTGGGCCGTCGGCCTCAAGTACGCGGAAGGCTTCACCCGGCTGTGGCCGACGGTCTGGACGGCGGTGTCCCTGGTGGGGAGCATGGTCCTGCTCGGCGTCGCGGTCCGCTCCCTGCCCCTCGGAACCGCCTACGCGGTCTGGACCGGGATCGGCACCACCGGCACCGCCATCCTCGGCATCATCCTCTTCGACGAGCCCGCCAGCGCGTTCCGGTTGGCGTGCATCGCGCTCATCGTGGCGGGCATCATCGGGCTACGGCTCGCGTCCCCCTCGTAG